From a single Banduia mediterranea genomic region:
- a CDS encoding HlyD family secretion protein, producing the protein MNSPNPRPEPGSRYKPVKLAATGLLVLLCLIWGGLAIHHGLTHVSEQDARVMADQVTVSSRLPGWVDEFSIMAGDHLAKGSSVAKLYSAADERQRRTLEANVATMQARVDYEQARLKLAQRQFQGGVNVSGQELAASRAAEQAAKARKIQAEKDLARSERLLGNDSISQQQRDRDYYAFQAAEAEYEQAHQQVEVSRSEADNAQVGYLINGSQMPLPNPDVLRVELQVARQELAHAEAELEQELLRLHDLVVPSPIDGVVNKTLVDQGEYVAAGQPILMMHNPDKLWVDANIKETDIGELRLGQAVAITVDAYPDESFSGKVQVIGRAATSQFALLPDPNPSGNFTKITQRVPVRISLDQGPTELIGPGMMVEVDIDVRDQGHNAKSERTTAGL; encoded by the coding sequence ATGAATTCCCCAAATCCACGCCCTGAACCCGGCAGCCGCTACAAGCCGGTCAAACTGGCCGCCACCGGCTTGCTGGTTCTGCTGTGTTTGATCTGGGGTGGCCTGGCCATCCACCACGGGCTCACCCACGTCAGCGAGCAGGATGCGCGGGTGATGGCGGACCAGGTCACGGTGAGCAGCCGACTGCCGGGTTGGGTCGACGAATTCTCGATCATGGCCGGCGATCATCTCGCCAAGGGCAGCTCGGTGGCGAAACTCTACAGCGCCGCCGACGAACGCCAGCGCCGGACCCTGGAAGCGAACGTGGCCACGATGCAGGCACGCGTCGACTACGAGCAGGCCCGTCTGAAGCTGGCGCAGCGGCAATTCCAGGGCGGCGTCAATGTGAGCGGCCAGGAACTAGCGGCCAGCCGCGCCGCCGAACAGGCGGCCAAGGCGCGCAAGATTCAGGCGGAAAAGGATCTTGCGCGCTCCGAACGCCTGCTCGGGAATGACTCGATTTCGCAGCAGCAGCGCGACCGTGACTACTACGCTTTCCAGGCCGCGGAGGCCGAATACGAGCAGGCCCACCAGCAGGTCGAGGTCAGCCGCTCGGAGGCGGACAACGCACAGGTCGGCTATCTCATCAATGGCTCGCAGATGCCGCTGCCCAATCCGGATGTGCTGCGCGTCGAACTGCAGGTGGCGCGTCAGGAACTGGCGCATGCCGAGGCAGAGCTGGAGCAGGAGCTGCTGCGTCTGCACGATCTGGTGGTGCCCAGCCCGATCGACGGCGTGGTCAACAAGACCCTGGTGGACCAGGGCGAATACGTCGCCGCCGGCCAGCCGATCCTGATGATGCACAACCCGGACAAGCTGTGGGTGGACGCCAACATCAAGGAAACCGACATCGGCGAGCTGCGCCTCGGCCAAGCGGTCGCGATCACCGTGGACGCCTATCCGGACGAGAGCTTCTCGGGCAAGGTCCAGGTGATCGGCCGTGCCGCCACCAGCCAGTTCGCGCTGCTGCCGGACCCGAACCCTTCCGGCAATTTCACCAAGATCACGCAGCGCGTGCCGGTGCGCATCAGCCTGGACCAGGGGCCGACCGAGCTGATCGGGCCCGGCATGATGGTGGAAGTGGATATCGACGTGCGTGATCAGGGCCATAATGCCAAATCCGAGCGAACCACGGCCGGACTCTGA
- a CDS encoding DHA2 family efflux MFS transporter permease subunit, with the protein MSPLEELFERYGPRYRLWVTLTVMLGLVGLGMSITIVNVAIPYIKGAFGMSDAQVQWLSTGFLASTTVSLLISPWLISAVGQRATFMGLLLVFIAASILGGLGEGMAALVAARVLQGAMTGLIRPVAMEALFAVYPPQSRGMATAMYGMSLSLPLTLATVVGGWLVENYSWRYVFFIVLPVCVVGMVMGYFFLPGREHRGERPPFDWRGAVLAFVAIFAVLAALSNGQRWGWNDPRVLELFGLGALCTAAFLVWQQRAVRPLLDLEVFSNRVFLAGAIAMFLFGGTFYGIMYLLPQFVQSILHYSPVSAGKIFLPSTIVLAVLVPLVGRLSDRVPNHWITMSGLACAVFSVWHMAQMDWNTSFAALATAMAVLSVGMASFPPPILSRSIASLSSDLASYGTGTINFALQLGGALGTSVLVIILDRRTALHGQILNAGVNADNSMANQQLGQLASLAGRLGVPETQQHAMAAYLTERTEAIWASILAYQDGFWLLVASLAVVAVPALLLSRWQHTARA; encoded by the coding sequence ATGGTCCACGCTACCGGCTCTGGGTCACCCTGACGGTGATGCTGGGGCTGGTCGGCCTGGGCATGTCGATCACCATCGTCAACGTCGCGATTCCCTACATCAAGGGCGCTTTCGGCATGAGTGACGCGCAGGTGCAGTGGCTGTCGACCGGCTTCCTCGCCTCCACCACGGTGTCGCTGCTGATCTCGCCCTGGTTGATCTCCGCCGTAGGCCAGCGCGCAACATTCATGGGCTTGCTGCTGGTATTCATCGCCGCCTCGATCCTCGGCGGCTTGGGCGAAGGCATGGCCGCGCTGGTGGCGGCACGGGTACTGCAGGGCGCAATGACCGGCCTGATCCGGCCGGTGGCGATGGAGGCGCTGTTCGCGGTCTACCCGCCGCAGTCGCGCGGCATGGCAACCGCAATGTACGGCATGAGCCTGAGCCTGCCGCTGACGCTGGCGACCGTGGTCGGCGGCTGGCTGGTGGAGAACTACTCCTGGCGCTATGTGTTCTTCATCGTCTTGCCGGTGTGCGTGGTCGGCATGGTCATGGGCTACTTCTTCCTGCCCGGACGCGAACACCGCGGCGAGCGCCCGCCGTTCGACTGGCGTGGCGCGGTGCTGGCCTTTGTCGCGATCTTCGCGGTACTGGCCGCGCTGTCCAACGGTCAGCGCTGGGGCTGGAACGATCCGCGCGTGCTGGAGCTGTTCGGCCTGGGGGCGCTGTGCACCGCGGCGTTCCTCGTCTGGCAGCAGCGCGCGGTACGTCCATTGCTGGATCTGGAGGTCTTCTCCAACCGTGTATTCCTGGCCGGCGCGATCGCGATGTTCCTGTTCGGCGGCACCTTCTACGGAATCATGTACCTGCTGCCGCAGTTCGTGCAGTCCATCCTGCATTACAGCCCGGTCAGCGCCGGAAAGATCTTCCTGCCGTCCACGATCGTGCTCGCCGTGCTGGTGCCACTGGTCGGCCGCCTCAGCGACCGCGTTCCGAATCACTGGATCACGATGTCGGGCTTGGCCTGCGCAGTGTTCTCGGTCTGGCACATGGCGCAGATGGACTGGAACACTTCGTTCGCGGCACTGGCCACGGCGATGGCGGTTCTGTCCGTCGGCATGGCCTCGTTCCCACCGCCGATCCTGTCGCGCTCGATCGCGTCACTGTCGTCGGATCTGGCGAGCTACGGTACCGGCACGATCAATTTCGCCTTGCAGTTGGGCGGCGCGCTGGGCACCTCGGTACTGGTCATCATTCTCGACCGCCGCACCGCCTTGCACGGGCAGATCCTCAATGCCGGCGTCAACGCCGACAACAGCATGGCCAACCAGCAGCTTGGCCAGCTGGCGAGCCTGGCCGGACGATTGGGCGTACCCGAAACGCAGCAGCACGCCATGGCCGCCTACCTGACAGAACGAACCGAGGCGATCTGGGCCTCGATCCTGGCCTATCAGGACGGCTTCTGGCTGCTCGTGGCCAGCCTGGCGGTGGTCGCCGTTCCCGCCCTGCTGCTCAGCCGCTGGCAACACACGGCCCGCGCGTAA